Proteins encoded by one window of Yersinia massiliensis:
- a CDS encoding copper resistance protein produces the protein MTQRIASLHALEKNLLPTTSVSQIFADSDEETTPCELSAKSLLASPPVLFELAIFSLGLLLLLLLPTVPSSMRFPPPRVISPSGLRVHLQLCIFRE, from the coding sequence ATGACGCAACGCATCGCCAGCCTGCACGCGTTGGAAAAAAACCTGTTGCCGACGACATCGGTGTCGCAGATTTTTGCTGACTCAGATGAAGAAACCACGCCCTGTGAACTCAGCGCTAAATCCCTCTTAGCGTCACCCCCCGTTCTATTCGAATTAGCAATTTTCTCTTTGGGCCTATTGTTGCTGCTGTTACTGCCAACTGTGCCGTCCAGCATGCGATTCCCGCCGCCCAGAGTCATATCACCCAGTGGTCTAAGGGTGCATTTGCAACTTTGTATTTTCCGAGAATAG